One genomic window of Malaciobacter molluscorum LMG 25693 includes the following:
- a CDS encoding sodium ion-translocating decarboxylase subunit beta, with protein sequence MKKSLFISIFVFLMSICSVNALANATAQETTNKVEQKSYEARTLTDLIQSFYKTTGLNAIVNPKIGVKDSHGNQMSLFAQSGGRVIMIIICFLLFYLAIKKGFEPLLLLPIGFGGILANIPIANIAGEHGMLGIIYNMGIANEFFPLLIFMGVGAMTDFGPLLANPKTALLGGAAQFGIFGSLVGAVVLSQFIPGIDFTLQQSAAISIIGGADGPTSIFIASALAPELLGAIAVAAYSYMALVPVIQPPIMKALTTEQERKIKMTSMRKVSKLEKIIFPLVVLVLTLLILPDASPLIGALCFGNFAKESGVVERLSDTMQNSLINIVTIFLGLGVGSKLAAEQFLVAETMGIMVIGLVAFAAGTAAGLIMAKLMNKFSSKDNQINPLIGAAGVSAVPMAARVVSKVGQKEDPSNILLMHAMGPNVAGVIGSAVAAGVLLSIFK encoded by the coding sequence ATGAAGAAAAGTCTATTTATTTCAATATTTGTTTTTCTTATGAGTATTTGCAGTGTTAATGCACTTGCAAATGCTACAGCACAAGAAACAACAAACAAGGTCGAACAAAAAAGTTATGAAGCAAGAACATTAACTGATCTTATTCAATCTTTTTATAAAACGACAGGTCTAAATGCTATAGTTAATCCAAAAATTGGAGTAAAAGATTCACACGGGAATCAAATGAGTCTGTTTGCACAAAGTGGCGGTAGAGTTATTATGATTATTATTTGTTTCTTACTATTTTATTTAGCAATCAAAAAAGGTTTTGAACCTCTATTGTTATTACCTATTGGATTTGGTGGAATTTTAGCAAATATTCCTATTGCAAATATTGCAGGTGAACATGGAATGTTAGGTATTATTTATAATATGGGTATTGCAAATGAATTTTTCCCACTTCTTATTTTTATGGGAGTTGGGGCAATGACAGATTTTGGTCCATTATTGGCTAATCCTAAAACTGCTCTTCTAGGGGGAGCTGCACAATTTGGTATTTTTGGATCTTTAGTAGGTGCTGTTGTACTTTCTCAGTTCATACCTGGAATTGATTTTACTTTACAACAATCAGCTGCCATATCTATTATTGGTGGAGCAGATGGACCAACATCAATTTTTATTGCTTCTGCATTAGCTCCTGAGTTATTAGGTGCAATTGCTGTTGCAGCCTATTCATACATGGCATTAGTACCAGTAATCCAACCACCAATAATGAAAGCATTAACAACAGAGCAAGAAAGAAAAATTAAAATGACTTCTATGAGAAAAGTTTCAAAATTAGAAAAAATTATTTTCCCTTTAGTTGTTTTAGTATTAACTTTATTAATTTTGCCAGATGCTTCTCCTCTTATTGGAGCATTATGTTTTGGTAATTTTGCAAAAGAATCAGGAGTTGTTGAGCGACTTTCTGATACAATGCAAAATTCATTAATTAACATAGTTACAATTTTCTTAGGACTTGGTGTGGGTTCTAAACTTGCAGCAGAACAGTTTTTAGTTGCTGAAACTATGGGAATTATGGTAATTGGATTAGTTGCTTTTGCAGCAGGAACAGCTGCAGGTTTAATTATGGCTAAACTAATGAATAAGTTTAGTTCAAAAGATAATCAAATTAACCCATTAATTGGTGCTGCTGGTGTTTCAGCTGTGCCAATGGCAGCAAGAGTTGTTAGTAAAGTAGGACAAAAAGAAGATCCTTC
- a CDS encoding biotin/lipoyl-containing protein: protein MAKKHIDVMDTTFRDGFQSVFGGRVLMEDFFPAVEAAKDAGITHFEFGGGARFQSLFFYLRENAFDMMDKFRKIVGPEANLQTLARGINTVMLDTGSRELVEMHAKMFAKHGVTTIRNFDALNDVQNLEYSAECIKKYGLNHEVVVTLMDLPPGCVGAHDVAFYEKTLRNILDSGIVYDSICFKDASGTSSPQKVFETIKMARKLVGEDTHIRLHTHETAGVSVACYLAALEGGADGIDLAASPVSGGTSQPDILTMLHAIKGKNYDFGLDVEKVLKYQEVLNDCLKDYFIPPEATQVSPLIPFSPMPGGALTANTQMMRDNGTLEKFPQVIKAMREVVEKGGYGTSVTPVSQFYWQQAYANVMFGPWKQIAPGYGKMVLGYFGKTPTKPDPEVVKLASEKLKLEPTTENPLDIADRDERKTMAFWEKRLKEEGLETSEENIFIAAACDEKGITFLKGDGPLNIRKNTKNDVCENDKVCEKGENKNMNNATGNYTVVVDGQKFNVTVAEGDADIQITPASSTKTETTQTTTSGSGEEVPAAVNGTVWKVLVKEGEKVEKDQKIMILEAMKMEIDINAPAAGTISKILVSQNEAVDEGQPLAIIS, encoded by the coding sequence ATGGCGAAGAAACACATTGATGTCATGGATACTACTTTTAGAGATGGATTTCAATCTGTCTTTGGTGGTAGAGTTCTAATGGAGGATTTCTTTCCAGCAGTTGAAGCTGCGAAAGATGCTGGTATAACTCATTTTGAGTTTGGTGGAGGAGCAAGATTTCAATCTCTGTTCTTTTATTTAAGAGAAAATGCTTTTGATATGATGGACAAGTTTAGAAAAATTGTTGGTCCAGAAGCAAACCTACAAACACTTGCAAGAGGAATAAACACTGTTATGCTTGATACAGGTTCAAGAGAACTTGTTGAGATGCACGCAAAAATGTTTGCAAAACATGGTGTTACTACAATTAGAAATTTCGATGCTTTAAATGATGTACAAAACTTAGAATATTCTGCTGAATGTATTAAAAAATATGGATTAAATCATGAAGTTGTTGTTACATTAATGGACTTACCTCCAGGATGTGTTGGAGCTCACGATGTTGCTTTTTATGAAAAAACTTTAAGAAATATTCTTGATAGCGGTATTGTATATGATTCAATCTGTTTTAAAGATGCTTCAGGAACAAGTTCTCCTCAAAAAGTATTTGAAACAATTAAAATGGCAAGAAAATTAGTTGGAGAAGATACTCATATTAGATTACATACACATGAAACAGCAGGTGTTTCTGTTGCTTGTTATTTAGCTGCACTTGAAGGTGGTGCTGATGGTATTGACTTAGCTGCAAGTCCAGTAAGTGGAGGTACTTCTCAACCTGATATACTTACAATGCTTCATGCAATAAAAGGGAAAAATTATGATTTTGGTCTTGATGTGGAAAAAGTATTAAAATATCAAGAAGTATTAAATGATTGTTTAAAAGACTATTTCATTCCACCTGAAGCTACACAAGTTTCACCATTAATTCCTTTTTCCCCAATGCCAGGTGGAGCATTAACTGCAAATACTCAAATGATGAGAGATAATGGAACTTTGGAAAAATTTCCTCAAGTTATTAAAGCTATGAGAGAAGTAGTTGAAAAAGGTGGTTATGGTACATCTGTAACTCCAGTTTCACAGTTTTATTGGCAACAAGCTTATGCAAATGTTATGTTTGGACCTTGGAAACAAATTGCTCCTGGATATGGAAAAATGGTATTAGGATATTTTGGTAAAACTCCTACAAAACCAGATCCTGAAGTTGTAAAATTAGCTTCTGAAAAATTAAAATTAGAGCCAACTACTGAAAATCCTTTAGATATTGCTGATAGAGATGAAAGAAAAACTATGGCATTTTGGGAAAAAAGATTAAAAGAAGAAGGTCTAGAGACTTCAGAAGAAAATATTTTCATTGCAGCTGCTTGTGATGAAAAAGGTATTACATTTTTAAAAGGTGATGGACCTTTAAATATTAGAAAAAATACAAAAAATGATGTTTGTGAAAATGATAAAGTATGTGAAAAGGGAGAAAATAAAAATATGAATAATGCAACAGGTAATTATACGGTAGTAGTTGATGGACAAAAATTCAATGTAACTGTAGCAGAAGGTGATGCTGATATTCAAATAACACCTGCATCTTCTACTAAAACTGAAACTACTCAAACTACAACTTCAGGATCAGGAGAAGAAGTTCCTGCAGCAGTAAATGGTACAGTGTGGAAAGTACTTGTAAAAGAAGGTGAAAAAGTTGAAAAAGATCAAAAAATTATGATTTTAGAAGCTATGAAAATGGAAATTGATATTAATGCACCAGCAGCTGGAACAATTTCTAAAATTTTAGTTTCTCAAAATGAAGCTGTTGATGAAGGACAACCTTTAGCTATTATTAGCTAA
- a CDS encoding OadG family protein, with amino-acid sequence MIIEALKFMVLGMGVVFSFLIIMIFVLKGQATFLSKYFPAKEKQPPSKPQAPQASATSDSAKVAAIIAAVQHHKNLKG; translated from the coding sequence ATGATAATAGAAGCATTGAAATTTATGGTATTAGGAATGGGAGTTGTTTTTTCATTTTTAATTATTATGATTTTCGTGTTAAAAGGTCAAGCGACCTTTTTAAGTAAGTATTTTCCTGCCAAGGAAAAACAACCCCCTAGTAAACCGCAAGCACCTCAAGCAAGTGCTACTTCAGATTCTGCTAAAGTAGCTGCTATTATAGCTGCAGTTCAACATCACAAAAATCTCAAAGGTTAA
- a CDS encoding S24 family peptidase, with protein sequence MLFVNEIIEKLKDVISADGKSGKVFDKDVATELDLSQANFATMKNRGKIPYQNILDFCAKKKISINWLLYNQNPNSLLDSTDKYWIKYYPDIRVSAGGGAYEDNDNSQNIEIPEYFINMLGGKENLKNIDAINVIGDSMEPTLNSGNIIFLDKTKKDIKREGIFAFTTIHGLFVKRIQQRVDGNLDIISDNKDYPKQILNNQEINLLGKVVGSFGLVY encoded by the coding sequence ATGCTTTTTGTTAATGAAATTATAGAAAAATTAAAAGATGTCATTAGTGCAGACGGTAAATCAGGTAAAGTTTTTGATAAAGACGTTGCTACTGAACTTGATTTGTCACAAGCAAATTTTGCAACTATGAAAAATAGAGGGAAAATTCCATATCAAAATATATTAGACTTTTGTGCAAAAAAGAAAATTTCTATAAACTGGTTACTTTACAATCAAAATCCTAACTCGTTATTAGATTCTACTGACAAATATTGGATAAAATATTATCCAGATATTAGAGTAAGCGCTGGGGGTGGTGCCTATGAAGATAATGATAATTCTCAAAATATAGAAATACCAGAATATTTTATAAATATGTTAGGAGGAAAAGAGAATTTAAAAAATATCGATGCAATCAATGTAATTGGAGATTCAATGGAACCGACATTAAATTCTGGAAATATAATTTTTTTAGACAAAACAAAAAAAGATATAAAAAGAGAAGGAATTTTTGCATTTACTACAATTCATGGACTATTTGTAAAAAGAATACAACAAAGAGTTGATGGAAATCTTGATATTATTTCTGATAATAAAGACTATCCTAAACAAATTTTAAATAATCAAGAGATAAATTTATTAGGAAAAGTTGTAGGTTCTTTTGGACTTGTATATTAA
- a CDS encoding peptidoglycan synthetase produces MKISSIIDIMDGEVLNSPSISFIYNIKQCASKVKEGDLFVAKNLNDIQIAINNGAFAILVDSYVSVTDFEIAWIKVGNLDEAIIKFIRFKLSNYDLNVFNCDEITFNYIKYLKPLNKIDLKLIETIDDILKILDDIEINNILIFKDKLFMNKLYPQNHLIEQIDSNKLKNIVKHTMFETSFTYNNIFFQKIKVPELYITNFLMAYDFLDCELDFSKLKNCELLRPIFVDRFINQVEFGKSNKFLILQNNLSLIEKEILYLKQNFKYGKIIFLCKEEINNFYAKQNIIEKEENLKDFLKSSNFNAAYLIGYKYEKLNELLNSEDIQTTLLF; encoded by the coding sequence GTGAAAATATCTTCAATTATCGATATAATGGATGGAGAAGTTTTAAACTCTCCTTCTATTTCTTTTATTTATAATATAAAACAATGTGCTTCTAAAGTTAAAGAAGGTGATTTATTTGTAGCAAAAAATCTAAATGATATACAAATTGCTATAAATAATGGTGCTTTTGCAATACTTGTAGATTCCTATGTAAGTGTTACTGATTTTGAAATTGCATGGATAAAAGTTGGTAATTTAGATGAAGCTATAATTAAATTTATTAGATTTAAATTATCTAATTATGATTTAAATGTCTTTAATTGTGATGAAATAACTTTTAACTATATCAAATATTTAAAACCATTAAATAAAATAGATTTAAAATTAATAGAAACTATTGATGATATACTAAAAATTTTAGATGATATTGAAATAAATAATATATTAATATTTAAAGACAAGCTTTTTATGAATAAACTTTATCCTCAAAATCATCTAATTGAGCAAATAGATTCAAACAAATTAAAAAACATAGTAAAACATACCATGTTTGAGACTTCTTTTACTTATAATAATATATTTTTTCAAAAAATTAAAGTTCCTGAACTATACATAACTAATTTTTTAATGGCATATGATTTTTTAGATTGTGAATTAGATTTTTCAAAATTAAAGAATTGTGAATTATTACGTCCTATTTTTGTTGATAGGTTTATAAATCAAGTTGAATTTGGTAAAAGTAATAAATTTTTAATCTTACAAAATAATTTATCATTAATTGAAAAAGAAATTTTATATTTAAAACAAAATTTTAAATATGGTAAAATAATATTTTTATGCAAAGAAGAGATAAATAACTTTTATGCAAAACAAAATATTATAGAAAAAGAAGAAAACTTAAAAGATTTTTTAAAATCTAGCAATTTCAATGCTGCATATTTAATTGGATATAAATATGAAAAGCTAAATGAATTGCTAAATTCAGAAGATATTCAAACTACCCTACTTTTTTAA
- the metG gene encoding methionine--tRNA ligase translates to MEETCKNVYITTPIYYVNDVAHIGHAYTTIIADMLARYSRLTGHNTYFLTGTDEHGQKIAQSAQARGKTPKEYADEVSGKFRALWDNFDISYDKFIRTTDEEHKLGAQKAFEKMYNKGDIYKGEYEGFYCVSCETFFTEKQLIDEQFCPDCGKPTSIVKEESFFFKLSKYEDKLLKWYEENEDCILPRSKKNEIVNFVKSGLRDLSISRTSFEWGVKLPESINEPKHVMYVWLDALINYISALGYGSDEKKFEFWPASVHLVGKDILRFHAIYWPAFLMSLELPLPKHIAAHGWWTRDGEKMSKSKGNVVDPKQVADAYGLDAFRYFMLREVPFGQDGDFSQKALIDRINSDLGNDLGNLLNRISGMSGKYFGFKVSSVDVEKYHVKELEDVNAILENVEELIFNMQINRFLEELWKVLTIANKAIGDYEPWTKMKEGKTDEAMALVALITNIMARVSILLQPVMPEKIAKIATSLGISINTELYNKIIVNKELLSDTVITKVDQLFPRVEEPLIEQAPEAKTEKSEVEEETNKEEPDNLITIDKFFETTIKVGTIVEAQEVPKSKKLLKLQVDLGEENTRQVLAGIKEYYSANELIGTQACVVANLKPAKLMGMISEGMLLAAKDENGLCLIRPEKTKISGTKIS, encoded by the coding sequence ATGGAAGAAACTTGTAAAAATGTATATATCACAACACCAATTTATTATGTAAATGATGTAGCACATATTGGACATGCATATACTACAATAATTGCAGATATGCTTGCTAGATATTCTAGACTTACTGGACACAATACATACTTTTTGACAGGTACAGATGAGCATGGACAAAAAATAGCTCAAAGTGCCCAAGCAAGAGGTAAAACACCAAAAGAGTATGCAGATGAAGTTTCAGGTAAATTTAGAGCATTATGGGATAATTTTGATATTTCATATGATAAATTTATAAGAACTACAGATGAAGAACACAAATTAGGCGCTCAAAAAGCATTTGAAAAAATGTATAATAAAGGTGATATTTATAAAGGTGAGTATGAAGGTTTTTATTGTGTATCATGTGAAACTTTTTTTACTGAAAAACAACTAATAGATGAACAATTTTGTCCAGATTGTGGTAAACCTACTTCAATAGTAAAAGAAGAGAGTTTTTTCTTTAAACTATCAAAATATGAAGATAAATTATTAAAATGGTATGAAGAGAATGAAGATTGTATTTTGCCTAGATCTAAAAAGAATGAAATTGTTAATTTTGTAAAAAGTGGATTAAGAGATTTATCTATTTCTAGAACATCATTTGAGTGGGGTGTTAAACTTCCAGAATCAATAAATGAACCAAAACATGTTATGTATGTTTGGCTAGATGCACTTATTAACTATATCTCTGCTTTAGGATATGGAAGTGATGAAAAAAAATTTGAATTTTGGCCTGCGAGTGTTCATTTAGTAGGTAAAGATATTTTAAGATTTCATGCAATCTATTGGCCAGCATTTTTAATGAGTTTAGAACTACCTCTTCCAAAACATATTGCTGCTCATGGATGGTGGACAAGAGATGGCGAAAAAATGTCTAAATCTAAAGGTAATGTTGTTGATCCAAAACAAGTTGCAGATGCTTATGGTTTAGATGCATTTAGATACTTTATGTTAAGAGAAGTACCTTTTGGACAAGATGGAGATTTTTCTCAAAAAGCTTTAATTGATAGAATAAATTCAGATTTAGGAAATGATTTAGGAAACTTACTAAATAGAATTTCTGGTATGAGTGGCAAATATTTTGGTTTTAAAGTCTCATCAGTTGATGTAGAAAAATATCATGTAAAAGAATTAGAAGACGTAAATGCTATTTTAGAAAATGTTGAAGAGCTTATTTTTAATATGCAAATAAATAGATTTTTAGAAGAATTATGGAAAGTTCTTACTATTGCAAATAAAGCTATTGGTGATTATGAACCTTGGACAAAAATGAAAGAGGGAAAAACTGATGAAGCTATGGCATTAGTTGCATTAATTACTAATATTATGGCAAGAGTTTCTATTTTATTACAACCAGTTATGCCTGAAAAAATTGCAAAAATTGCTACTTCTTTAGGAATTAGTATAAACACTGAACTTTACAATAAGATAATTGTAAACAAAGAGTTATTATCTGATACTGTAATTACTAAAGTTGATCAACTATTTCCAAGAGTTGAAGAGCCATTAATAGAACAAGCTCCAGAAGCTAAAACTGAAAAATCTGAAGTAGAGGAAGAGACAAATAAAGAAGAACCTGATAATTTAATTACAATCGATAAATTTTTTGAAACTACTATAAAAGTTGGAACAATAGTAGAAGCACAAGAAGTTCCAAAATCAAAAAAATTACTTAAACTTCAAGTTGATTTAGGTGAAGAAAATACTAGACAAGTTCTTGCTGGAATTAAAGAATATTATTCTGCTAATGAATTAATTGGTACTCAAGCTTGTGTTGTAGCAAATCTAAAACCAGCTAAATTAATGGGTATGATAAGTGAAGGTATGCTTTTAGCTGCTAAAGATGAAAATGGTTTATGTCTTATTAGACCTGAAAAAACAAAAATCTCTGGAACAAAAATAAGCTAG
- a CDS encoding class 1 fructose-bisphosphatase codes for MTEIFDAIKKSAIEIKNLIETGDTGKSTHENSTGDTQLKLDIASDEIIENIFKEVSSIKAIVSEEQEEIISLNKDGKYLIAYDPLDGSSLADVNLSVGSIFGIYENEFSGKNIVASVYVVYGPRVELVIATTDVKMYRLINNKFKFMQEIKLNEKGKLNAPGSTQNCWAPYHKKMIDDIFQDGYRLRYSGGMVPDLHQILLKGGGLFSYPGTTDRPKGKLRQLFEVFPFAFVYEKANGQAIDGFDRVLDVETTHIHDTSPCFFGSNEEINRVKKVYKENARK; via the coding sequence ATGACAGAAATTTTTGATGCAATAAAGAAATCTGCTATTGAAATAAAAAATTTAATAGAAACAGGTGATACTGGAAAAAGTACACATGAAAATTCAACAGGTGATACTCAATTAAAACTTGATATTGCAAGTGATGAGATAATTGAAAATATTTTTAAAGAAGTTTCTTCTATTAAAGCTATAGTAAGTGAAGAACAAGAAGAGATAATATCTTTAAATAAAGACGGTAAATATTTAATTGCGTATGATCCATTAGATGGTTCATCTTTGGCAGATGTTAATTTATCAGTTGGATCAATCTTTGGTATTTATGAAAATGAATTTAGTGGTAAAAATATTGTTGCTTCAGTATATGTAGTTTATGGCCCTAGAGTAGAATTGGTTATTGCAACTACTGATGTTAAGATGTACAGATTAATTAATAATAAATTTAAATTTATGCAAGAGATTAAACTAAACGAAAAAGGTAAACTTAATGCACCTGGTTCAACTCAAAATTGTTGGGCACCTTATCATAAAAAAATGATTGATGATATTTTTCAAGATGGTTATAGATTAAGATATTCAGGTGGCATGGTTCCTGATTTACACCAAATACTATTAAAAGGTGGAGGACTTTTTTCTTACCCTGGAACAACAGATAGACCAAAAGGTAAATTAAGACAATTATTTGAGGTTTTTCCCTTTGCATTTGTTTATGAAAAAGCTAATGGACAAGCAATTGATGGTTTTGATAGAGTATTAGATGTAGAAACTACGCATATTCATGATACAAGTCCATGTTTTTTTGGATCAAATGAAGAGATAAATAGAGTTAAAAAAGTTTATAAAGAAAATGCAAGAAAATAA
- the mobB gene encoding molybdopterin-guanine dinucleotide biosynthesis protein B produces the protein MMKKIFKKQAVAFSGPSNSGKTTLIIKVSNILQDRGYKVCIVKHDPKDKARFDTPGKDSDKFTQTGADVAVVSPNRTTLFKQDTSSIDEIISMFNEFDYLLVEGLKTLPLPRISIFRNSLDESYFKVTNAIAFDGSINSDNIPNNIDKLDLNNPEQIIEWIEKNSKRV, from the coding sequence ATGATGAAAAAGATTTTTAAAAAACAAGCAGTAGCTTTTTCTGGTCCTTCAAATAGTGGAAAAACTACTTTAATTATAAAAGTATCAAATATTTTGCAAGATAGAGGGTATAAAGTTTGTATTGTAAAACATGATCCAAAAGATAAAGCAAGATTTGATACACCAGGTAAGGATAGTGATAAGTTTACGCAAACTGGTGCAGATGTAGCTGTTGTTTCACCTAATAGAACTACACTATTTAAGCAAGATACTTCATCTATTGATGAAATTATTAGTATGTTTAATGAATTTGATTATCTATTAGTTGAAGGTTTGAAAACGTTACCTCTTCCTAGAATATCTATTTTTAGAAATTCTTTAGATGAATCATATTTTAAAGTTACTAATGCAATAGCTTTTGATGGTTCTATTAATAGTGATAATATCCCTAACAATATAGATAAACTTGATTTAAATAATCCCGAACAGATAATTGAGTGGATTGAAAAAAATTCTAAGAGAGTATAA